In Procambarus clarkii isolate CNS0578487 chromosome 36, FALCON_Pclarkii_2.0, whole genome shotgun sequence, one DNA window encodes the following:
- the LOC138371765 gene encoding octapeptide-repeat protein T2-like, protein MKHSGRDILKQSGRDFLKQSGRDILKQSGRDFLKQSGRDFLKQSGCDFLKQSGRDFPKQSGRDFLKQSGRDLQKQSGRDFLKQSGRDFLKQSGRDFLKQSGRDFLKQSRRDFPKQSGRDFLKQSGRDFLKQSGRDFLKQSGRDFPKQSGRDFLKQFGRDLQKQSGRDFRKQSGRDFLKQSGRDFLKQSGHDFLKQTGRDILIQSGRDFLKQSVRDFLKQSGRDFLKQSGRDFLKQSGRDFLKQSGCD, encoded by the coding sequence ATGAAACACTCCGGACGGGACATCCTGAAACAGTCTGgacgtgacttcctgaaacagtctGGACGGGACATCCTGAAACAGTCTGgacgtgacttcctgaaacagtctggacgtgacttcctgaaacagtctGGATGTGACTTCCTGAAACAATCTGGACGTGACTTCCCGAAACAGTCTGgacgtgacttcctgaaacagtccGGACGTGACTTACAGAAACAGTCCGgacgtgacttcctgaaacagtctggacgggacttcctgaaacagtctggacgtgacttcctgaaacagtctggacgtgacttcctgaaacaATCTAGACGTGACTTCCCGAAACAGTCTGgacgtgacttcctgaaacagtctggacgtgacttcctgaaacagtctggacgtgacttcctgaaacaATCTGGACGTGACTTCCCGAAACAGTCTGgacgtgacttcctgaaacagttTGGACGTGATTTACAGAAACAGTCCGGACGTGACTTCCGGAAACAGTCTGGACGGGACTTCCTGAAACAGTCTGgacgtgacttcctgaaacagtctGGACATGACTTCCTGAAACAGACTGGACGTGACATCCTGATACAGTCTGgacgtgacttcctgaaacagtctgtacgtgacttcctgaaacagtccggacgtgacttcctgaaacagtccggacgtgacttcctgaaacagtccggacgtgacttcctgaaacagtctGGATGTGACTGA